TGAAAAATTAGTAGTCTGGCAAAAAGCATTAGAATCAACGAAAGGTATACATGATATGACAAAAGAGTTTCCTGTGGACGAAAGATATGTACTAACCGACCAGGTGCGACGAGCGGCGGACTCGGTTGCACTTAATATTGCCGAGGGATCAACCGGACAAAGCAACGCTGAGTTTAGTCGTTTCGTAGGGTACGCCATTCGCTCAGCCATAGAGGTAGTCGCCTGCCTACATATCGGATTGAGCAGAAATGTTATTAACCAAGATAGCTTCAATGATATTTACAATCAAACAGAAGAAATCGTAAAGATGCTACAGGCTCTCCGCAAAAAATTAAACTAAATCCCAGTGGACTATCGATCATTGACTGTGGACTAATGAAAACACTTAAAGACATACTGTACGGAGTTTCGCTGAAA
This region of Tunicatimonas pelagia genomic DNA includes:
- a CDS encoding four helix bundle protein, translated to MAFKFEKLVVWQKALESTKGIHDMTKEFPVDERYVLTDQVRRAADSVALNIAEGSTGQSNAEFSRFVGYAIRSAIEVVACLHIGLSRNVINQDSFNDIYNQTEEIVKMLQALRKKLN